One Polaribacter sp. SA4-12 genomic window carries:
- a CDS encoding M13 family metallopeptidase has protein sequence MKIIKKVFFVSAVASLGLVACKQDKPEEKVAGIVLENMDTTVAPTDDFFRHVNGTWLDKTEIPDDQTSWGGFNQLRKKTDADVLTILNKAIKERNFPKVKDAKGNEIDSDQEKAVNYYQTIMDTVARNTQGKAPVMPYLAKVDEIKTKKDVETYLTNMAPYGGGGFYGFGVFNDLKNSSQYAGYMGGGSLGLSRDYYVDAKVKDKLVKYQEFVAKMLQEFGDDEATAKKNAATVVAFETSLAEPMMTKEESRDIRKLYNPMTVAELQKLSPAIDWQAHLDGVGVTDLDKVIVTDLGYFKAFSEIFSKRSVADIKLLLRWNTINNSLGSLSTDLETANWEFYSKEMRGSKKQRPRDERALGSLNGAVGEALGKLYVDKMFPPEAKKKAEEMIDNVMLGFEKRIAGLEWMSDVTKEKALEKLHKLTVKIAYPDKWKDYSELQVKGLKSGGSYFENAINVTKWNYNKNMAKLGSEVDRTEWGMSPQTVNAYFNPVNNEIVFPAAILQPPFYDYKADEAVNYGGIGAVIGHEISHSFDDSGSRFDGDGNLKNWWTEDDSTKFKEIGGKLIKQYSDIIAIDSMHLNGEYTLGENIGDLGGVQAAYEGLQIFLAKNGRPADIDGYTAEQRFFFSWGTIWRTKMRDEALKNLIMTNTHSPGMYRAYMPLKNVDAFYDAFDVKEGDKMYLKPEERVRIW, from the coding sequence ATGAAGATAATTAAAAAAGTGTTTTTTGTATCAGCTGTTGCCTCTTTAGGTTTAGTGGCTTGTAAACAAGACAAACCAGAAGAAAAAGTTGCTGGTATTGTTTTAGAAAATATGGATACAACTGTAGCTCCTACTGACGATTTTTTTAGACATGTAAATGGTACTTGGTTAGACAAAACAGAAATTCCAGACGATCAAACTTCTTGGGGTGGTTTTAATCAACTTCGTAAAAAAACGGATGCAGATGTTTTAACTATTTTAAACAAAGCTATCAAAGAAAGAAATTTTCCGAAAGTAAAAGATGCAAAAGGAAATGAAATAGATTCAGATCAAGAAAAGGCTGTAAACTATTATCAAACAATAATGGATACTGTTGCTAGAAACACACAAGGTAAAGCACCTGTTATGCCTTATTTAGCAAAAGTAGATGAGATTAAAACAAAAAAAGATGTTGAAACTTATTTAACAAACATGGCACCTTATGGAGGTGGTGGTTTTTATGGTTTTGGTGTTTTTAACGACTTAAAAAATAGTAGCCAATATGCAGGTTATATGGGTGGAGGAAGTTTAGGTTTATCTAGAGATTATTATGTAGATGCTAAAGTAAAAGACAAACTGGTAAAATACCAAGAATTTGTTGCAAAAATGCTACAAGAATTTGGTGATGATGAAGCTACTGCAAAAAAGAATGCAGCTACTGTTGTTGCGTTTGAAACTAGTTTGGCAGAACCAATGATGACGAAAGAAGAGAGTAGAGATATTCGTAAACTTTACAACCCAATGACAGTTGCAGAATTACAAAAATTATCTCCAGCAATAGATTGGCAAGCTCATTTAGATGGAGTTGGTGTTACAGATCTTGATAAAGTTATAGTTACAGATTTGGGTTACTTTAAAGCATTTAGCGAAATATTCTCTAAACGTTCTGTAGCAGATATCAAACTTTTATTACGTTGGAATACGATTAATAACTCTTTAGGTTCTCTTTCTACAGATTTAGAAACTGCAAATTGGGAGTTTTATAGCAAAGAAATGCGTGGTTCTAAAAAGCAACGTCCAAGAGATGAGCGTGCTTTAGGTAGTTTAAACGGTGCAGTTGGTGAAGCTTTAGGTAAATTATATGTAGACAAAATGTTTCCACCAGAAGCTAAGAAAAAAGCTGAGGAAATGATTGACAATGTAATGTTAGGCTTCGAAAAAAGAATTGCTGGTTTAGAGTGGATGAGCGATGTAACTAAAGAAAAAGCATTAGAAAAATTACATAAATTAACTGTTAAGATTGCATATCCAGATAAATGGAAAGATTACTCAGAATTACAAGTTAAAGGTTTAAAAAGTGGTGGTTCTTACTTCGAAAATGCAATTAATGTTACCAAATGGAACTACAATAAAAACATGGCAAAATTAGGAAGTGAAGTAGATAGAACTGAATGGGGAATGTCTCCTCAAACAGTAAACGCTTACTTTAATCCGGTAAATAATGAAATCGTTTTTCCAGCAGCAATTTTACAACCTCCTTTCTATGATTACAAAGCCGATGAAGCTGTAAATTATGGTGGAATTGGAGCAGTTATTGGTCATGAGATTTCTCATAGTTTCGATGATTCTGGATCTCGTTTTGATGGTGATGGAAACTTAAAAAACTGGTGGACAGAAGACGATTCTACAAAGTTTAAAGAAATTGGTGGTAAATTAATTAAGCAATACAGCGATATTATTGCAATCGACAGCATGCACTTAAATGGAGAATATACTTTAGGTGAAAATATTGGAGATTTAGGTGGAGTTCAGGCTGCTTACGAAGGTTTACAGATTTTCTTAGCAAAGAACGGAAGACCAGCAGATATTGATGGTTACACAGCAGAACAACGTTTTTTCTTCTCTTGGGGAACAATCTGGAGAACAAAAATGCGTGACGAAGCTTTAAAAAACTTAATCATGACAAACACACATTCACCAGGAATGTACAGAGCATACATGCCACTTAAAAACGTAGATGCTTTTTATGATGCATTCGATGTAAAAGAAGGTGATAAAATGTATTTAAAACCAGAAGAAAGAGTTAGAATCTGGTAG
- a CDS encoding ABC transporter ATP-binding protein: MLKVNTISFNYIKNKPVLKGFNFSLQQGEHLCVMGESGCGKSTLLKAIYGLVDLNQGEIFWKEEQIFGPKKHLVPGFENFKYVAQDFDLMPYISVSENIKKFLSRFHPEESQARTEELLEVIQMTAFANTMVKNLSGGQKQRVAIARALAKEPQLLLLDEPFGQIDNFKKNSLRRNLFSYLKEKNIACIVATHDKDDALSFADTLIIIKENKILENDAPKEIYNNPKEKYIAALFDDVNEITINNKRVLVYPHQIKVVEKKGRQIELFEEKATVLNSYFKGAFWLVEADFNGQIVFFNHSSELKKSAKIHIEISANS; the protein is encoded by the coding sequence ATGCTAAAAGTGAATACGATTTCCTTTAATTACATAAAAAATAAACCTGTTTTAAAAGGTTTTAATTTCTCATTACAACAAGGTGAGCATTTGTGTGTTATGGGAGAAAGTGGTTGTGGGAAATCGACACTTTTAAAAGCAATTTATGGTTTAGTAGATTTAAACCAAGGTGAAATATTTTGGAAAGAAGAACAAATCTTCGGACCCAAAAAACATTTAGTTCCAGGTTTCGAAAACTTTAAATACGTAGCGCAAGATTTCGACTTGATGCCTTATATTTCTGTATCAGAAAATATTAAAAAATTCTTATCACGTTTTCATCCTGAAGAAAGTCAAGCACGAACAGAAGAACTGTTAGAAGTCATACAAATGACAGCCTTTGCAAACACAATGGTTAAAAACCTAAGCGGTGGCCAAAAACAACGTGTTGCTATTGCTAGAGCTTTGGCAAAAGAACCTCAATTATTATTATTAGATGAACCTTTTGGACAAATTGATAACTTCAAAAAGAATTCTTTAAGAAGAAATTTATTTAGTTATTTAAAAGAGAAAAATATTGCTTGTATTGTGGCAACGCACGATAAAGATGACGCACTTTCATTTGCAGATACACTCATTATTATCAAAGAAAATAAGATTCTAGAAAACGATGCTCCAAAAGAAATTTATAACAATCCAAAAGAAAAATACATTGCAGCTTTGTTCGATGATGTAAACGAAATTACTATCAACAACAAAAGAGTTTTAGTCTATCCTCATCAAATTAAAGTTGTTGAGAAAAAAGGTCGTCAAATTGAGCTTTTCGAAGAGAAAGCAACTGTTTTAAATTCTTATTTTAAAGGAGCTTTTTGGTTAGTTGAAGCAGATTTTAACGGACAAATAGTATTTTTTAATCATTCGTCAGAATTAAAAAAAAGCGCCAAAATTCATATCGAGATTAGCGCTAATTCTTAA
- a CDS encoding WD40/YVTN/BNR-like repeat-containing protein: protein MKSIFSYLLMCFSATLIAQTATNSAIIQQSLEKKSQMTNASLVKNIEFTNIGPTVMSGRVVDIAVNPDNTTEFYVGYASGGLWYTNNNGTTFTPVLDNSPTQNIGDIAVDWNSGTIWVGTGEKNSSRSSYAGIGILKSTDKGKTWQNVGLPDSHHISRILINPKNTNEVVIGVIGHLYSSNLERGIFKTTDGGQTWTKSLFINKDTGIIDVAHAPENFNIMYASSWERERKAWNFSGNGNNSAIYKSTDAGSSWTKIADKSGFPTGNGVGRIGLAVFNENTVYAFHDSQFRRKDDKKKESSNALTKDDFKTMSVENFLKLTDKKLNTYLKTNGFQEKYRAENVKQMVRSGNVKPIDLAKYLEDANSLLFDTPVVGAEVFKTTNGGQSWKKTHDGTLDDLYYSYGYYFGEIRVDLQDENGIYVMGVPILKSKDGGKTFASINKENVHADHQTLWVNPKKKGHLIDGNDGGLNISYDDGENWIKLNDPAVGQFYSVYADNQKDYKVYGGLQDNGVWVASHNAKIDKYWYQSGKNPYESIMGGDGMQVQVDDRNPNIVYTGYQFGNYYRIDRETGDNKYIQPKHTLGENPYRFNWQTPIHLSKHNQDILYLGGNKLHRSLNKGDDWETISGDLTNGGKKGNVAYGTLTSISESPFQFGLIYVGSDDGFVNVTKNGGGSWTRISNNLPQNLWVSRVIASKFKKERVYVTLNGYRFDDFTSYVYMSDDYGQTWKSISSDIPTAAVNVIKEDSENENVLYLGTDNGLYVSFNFGTSWEAFSKNLPNVAVHDLVIQPTAKHLIIGTHGRSLYRANIAPIQEFTKAARKHDNLEIFTINSIRKSNSWGSSWSKWFEANTPEINIPFYANSSKKVTVAIFSDDTKVNSFSINADKGFNEAIYDVSFSKNGRKAYQKVNKEANLKKAKNDLYYLPKGKYTVKIGDAKGEFEIK, encoded by the coding sequence ATGAAATCTATTTTCAGTTATTTATTGATGTGTTTTTCGGCAACTTTAATTGCACAAACAGCAACAAATTCAGCTATAATTCAACAATCGTTAGAGAAGAAATCTCAAATGACAAATGCTTCTTTAGTTAAGAATATTGAGTTTACCAATATCGGACCAACAGTAATGAGTGGTCGTGTGGTAGATATTGCTGTAAACCCAGATAATACAACAGAATTTTATGTTGGTTACGCTTCTGGTGGACTTTGGTACACAAATAATAACGGAACTACTTTTACACCCGTTTTAGACAATTCGCCAACACAAAATATTGGTGATATTGCTGTAGATTGGAATTCTGGAACAATTTGGGTAGGTACAGGTGAAAAAAATTCTTCTCGTTCTAGTTATGCCGGAATCGGAATTTTAAAATCTACGGATAAAGGCAAAACTTGGCAAAATGTTGGTTTGCCAGATTCTCATCACATTAGTAGAATTCTTATCAACCCTAAAAATACAAATGAAGTTGTAATTGGAGTTATTGGTCATTTATATTCTTCTAATTTAGAAAGAGGAATTTTTAAAACTACGGATGGAGGACAAACTTGGACAAAATCATTATTTATAAATAAAGACACTGGTATTATTGATGTTGCTCATGCTCCTGAAAACTTTAATATTATGTATGCTTCTTCTTGGGAAAGAGAGCGTAAAGCTTGGAATTTTAGTGGAAACGGAAATAATTCTGCTATTTATAAAAGTACAGATGCAGGAAGTTCTTGGACAAAAATTGCCGATAAAAGCGGTTTTCCAACAGGAAATGGGGTTGGTAGAATTGGTTTAGCTGTTTTTAATGAAAATACAGTTTATGCTTTTCATGATAGCCAATTTAGAAGGAAAGATGACAAGAAAAAAGAGTCTTCAAATGCATTAACTAAAGACGATTTTAAAACAATGTCTGTAGAAAACTTTTTAAAGTTGACGGATAAAAAACTGAATACCTATTTAAAAACAAATGGATTTCAAGAAAAGTACAGAGCAGAAAACGTAAAACAAATGGTGCGTTCTGGTAACGTAAAACCTATTGATTTAGCAAAATATTTAGAAGATGCAAATTCTTTATTATTTGACACTCCTGTTGTTGGAGCAGAAGTTTTTAAAACTACAAATGGTGGACAATCTTGGAAAAAAACACATGATGGAACTTTAGATGATTTGTATTATTCTTACGGATATTATTTTGGTGAAATTCGTGTTGATTTGCAAGATGAAAACGGAATTTATGTAATGGGAGTTCCTATTTTAAAATCTAAAGATGGTGGAAAAACATTTGCTTCTATTAACAAAGAAAATGTGCATGCAGATCATCAAACATTATGGGTAAATCCTAAAAAGAAAGGTCATTTAATTGATGGAAATGATGGTGGTTTAAATATTTCTTATGATGATGGGGAAAACTGGATTAAGCTAAATGATCCTGCAGTTGGGCAATTTTACTCGGTGTATGCAGATAATCAAAAAGATTACAAAGTATATGGAGGTTTGCAAGATAATGGCGTTTGGGTAGCATCTCACAATGCAAAAATTGATAAATATTGGTATCAATCTGGTAAAAACCCTTACGAGTCAATTATGGGTGGCGATGGAATGCAAGTACAAGTTGATGATAGAAATCCAAACATTGTGTATACTGGTTATCAATTTGGTAATTATTATAGAATTGATAGAGAAACGGGCGATAATAAATACATTCAGCCAAAACATACTTTGGGCGAAAATCCGTATCGTTTTAACTGGCAAACTCCAATTCATTTATCTAAACACAATCAAGATATTTTATATTTAGGAGGAAATAAATTACACAGATCTTTAAATAAAGGTGATGATTGGGAAACCATTTCTGGCGATTTAACAAACGGTGGAAAAAAAGGAAATGTTGCTTACGGAACGTTGACTTCAATTTCTGAGAGTCCGTTTCAATTCGGATTAATTTATGTGGGTTCTGATGATGGTTTTGTAAACGTAACCAAAAACGGAGGAGGAAGTTGGACACGTATTTCTAACAATTTACCGCAGAATTTATGGGTTTCTAGAGTCATTGCTTCAAAATTTAAAAAAGAACGTGTGTATGTAACTTTAAACGGATATCGTTTTGACGATTTTACGTCTTATGTTTATATGTCTGATGATTATGGACAAACTTGGAAAAGTATCAGTAGTGACATTCCAACAGCAGCGGTAAATGTTATTAAAGAAGATTCTGAAAACGAAAATGTGTTGTATTTAGGAACTGATAATGGTTTGTATGTTTCTTTTAATTTTGGTACTTCTTGGGAAGCTTTTAGCAAGAATTTACCTAATGTTGCTGTACATGATTTGGTAATTCAACCCACTGCAAAACATTTAATTATTGGAACTCACGGACGAAGTTTATACCGAGCTAATATTGCACCAATACAAGAATTTACAAAAGCGGCTCGTAAACACGATAATTTAGAAATTTTCACCATTAATTCTATTAGAAAAAGTAATTCATGGGGAAGTTCTTGGAGCAAATGGTTTGAGGCTAATACTCCTGAAATTAATATTCCTTTTTATGCAAATTCAAGTAAAAAAGTAACTGTTGCTATTTTTTCTGATGATACAAAAGTAAACTCATTTTCTATAAATGCAGACAAAGGATTTAATGAAGCTATTTATGATGTTTCTTTTTCTAAAAACGGAAGAAAAGCTTACCAAAAAGTAAATAAAGAGGCAAATTTAAAGAAAGCAAAAAACGATCTATATTATTTACCTAAAGGAAAATACACCGTTAAAATTGGTGATGCAAAAGGTGAGTTTGAAATAAAATAA
- a CDS encoding DEAD/DEAH box helicase — protein sequence MTFSDLGLSSALVKAVEEKGYTKPSPIQEKAIPHILEGKDLLASAQTGTGKTAGFTLPVLQHLAETKHPKYRPLRVLVLTPTRELAAQVHDNVREYSKYVNIKSCVVFGGVNAKPQIATLRAGVDILVATPGRLLDLHDRKAVSFKRIEVLILDEADRMLDMGFVRDINKLISFMPAKRQNLLFSATFSNDIKKLAAGILKNPVSVEAEPQNSTAKKVTHKVYKVDKNKKTEFTIKLIKDGNWNQVLVFTRTKHGANKLTEKLIKAGISAAAIHGNKSQGARTKALRNFKDGSIKILVATDIAARGLDIPLLPHVINFELPNVPEDYVHRIGRTGRAGAAGEAISLVCSEETEYQNEIEKILKEKLKSSIVEGFEPTDTAAPKRAASQSKGSFGKKSKGGNSNSSEGKKPKRKPHFKGNKPAGTTTGRGRTGAPKKKRY from the coding sequence ATGACATTTTCAGATTTAGGTTTATCTTCTGCACTAGTAAAAGCAGTTGAAGAAAAAGGATACACCAAACCATCACCAATACAAGAAAAAGCAATTCCACATATATTAGAAGGAAAAGACCTTTTAGCTTCAGCACAAACAGGTACAGGAAAAACAGCCGGTTTTACTTTACCCGTTTTGCAACATTTAGCAGAAACGAAACACCCAAAATACAGACCATTACGTGTATTAGTTTTAACGCCAACAAGAGAATTGGCAGCACAAGTACATGATAATGTTCGAGAATACAGCAAATACGTAAACATAAAATCTTGCGTAGTTTTTGGTGGAGTTAACGCAAAACCACAAATTGCAACTTTACGAGCAGGTGTAGATATTTTAGTAGCAACTCCTGGTAGGTTGTTAGATTTACATGACAGAAAAGCAGTTTCTTTTAAAAGAATTGAGGTTTTAATTCTTGATGAAGCTGATAGAATGTTAGATATGGGGTTTGTTAGAGATATTAACAAACTGATTAGTTTTATGCCAGCAAAACGTCAGAACTTGTTGTTTTCTGCAACTTTTTCTAACGATATTAAAAAATTAGCAGCAGGTATTTTAAAAAATCCAGTTTCTGTAGAAGCTGAACCACAAAATTCAACGGCTAAGAAAGTTACTCACAAGGTTTATAAAGTTGATAAAAACAAAAAAACAGAGTTTACAATTAAGTTGATAAAAGACGGAAATTGGAATCAGGTTTTAGTTTTTACAAGAACAAAACATGGAGCGAATAAGTTAACAGAAAAACTGATTAAAGCAGGGATTTCTGCAGCTGCAATTCATGGAAATAAAAGTCAAGGTGCTAGAACAAAAGCGTTGAGAAACTTTAAAGATGGTTCTATTAAAATTTTAGTTGCTACAGATATTGCAGCACGTGGTTTAGATATTCCTTTATTACCGCATGTTATTAATTTTGAGTTGCCAAATGTACCCGAAGATTACGTGCATAGAATTGGTAGAACAGGTAGAGCAGGAGCAGCGGGAGAAGCAATTTCTTTAGTATGTAGTGAAGAAACTGAATATCAGAATGAAATTGAAAAGATTTTAAAGGAAAAATTAAAATCTTCTATTGTAGAAGGTTTTGAACCAACAGATACAGCGGCACCAAAAAGAGCAGCATCACAAAGTAAAGGTTCTTTTGGAAAGAAAAGTAAAGGAGGTAATTCTAATTCATCCGAAGGAAAAAAACCAAAAAGAAAACCTCATTTTAAAGGAAATAAACCAGCAGGAACAACCACTGGAAGAGGAAGAACTGGAGCGCCAAAAAAGAAGCGTTATTAA
- a CDS encoding aminopeptidase P family protein, which yields MKYDKIDSQLFIKNRKNFTSAMKPNSLAVFNSNDIYPISADSTLPFEQHRDILYLSGVDQEESVLFLFPDCPNEKYREILFVRETNDHIAVWEGAKLTKEAAFETSGIKTVFWLQDLEKILFELSTYCDTFYINTNEHYRANVETETREDRFTKWLLAKYPAHSVAKSSPIMHRLRAVKSQIELDLMQHACNITEKGFRRLLGFVKPGVWEYELEAELIHEFVKNRSKGFAYSPIIASGNNANVLHYMENNQECKSGDLILLDIAAEYANYKSDLTRTIPVSGRFSDRQKAVYNAVNHVKKEATKLLVPGTLWKEYHIEVGHIMTSELLKLGLLDKADVQNEDKDWPAYKKYLMHGTSHHIGLDTHDYGLLHLPIEANMVFTVEPGIYIPDEGFGIRLEDDVVVQEKGEPFNLMRNIPIEVDEIEDLMQG from the coding sequence ATGAAATACGATAAAATAGACTCACAATTATTTATCAAAAACCGTAAAAATTTTACTTCAGCAATGAAGCCAAATAGTTTGGCGGTTTTTAATTCTAATGACATTTACCCAATTAGTGCAGATAGTACATTGCCTTTTGAACAACACAGAGATATCTTATATCTAAGTGGTGTTGATCAAGAAGAAAGCGTGTTGTTCTTATTTCCTGATTGCCCAAATGAAAAGTATAGAGAAATCTTATTTGTTAGAGAAACAAATGATCATATTGCAGTTTGGGAAGGAGCAAAATTAACAAAAGAAGCCGCTTTTGAAACTTCTGGAATCAAGACCGTTTTTTGGTTGCAAGATTTAGAAAAAATACTTTTTGAACTTTCTACCTATTGCGATACTTTTTACATCAATACAAACGAACATTATAGAGCAAACGTAGAAACAGAAACTCGAGAAGATCGTTTTACAAAATGGTTGTTAGCAAAATACCCCGCACATTCAGTTGCAAAAAGTAGTCCTATTATGCATCGTTTACGTGCAGTAAAAAGCCAAATAGAATTAGACTTAATGCAACACGCTTGTAATATTACAGAAAAAGGGTTTCGTAGACTTTTAGGTTTTGTAAAACCTGGTGTTTGGGAATATGAACTTGAAGCAGAATTAATACATGAGTTTGTTAAGAATCGTTCTAAAGGATTCGCTTATTCACCAATTATAGCTTCAGGAAATAATGCCAATGTTTTACATTATATGGAAAATAACCAAGAATGTAAAAGTGGTGATTTAATTTTACTAGATATTGCTGCAGAATACGCAAATTATAAAAGCGATTTAACAAGAACAATACCTGTTTCTGGGAGATTTTCTGACAGACAAAAAGCAGTTTATAACGCTGTAAACCACGTTAAAAAAGAAGCTACAAAATTATTAGTTCCAGGAACTTTATGGAAAGAATACCATATAGAGGTTGGTCATATTATGACTTCAGAATTGCTTAAATTAGGTTTACTAGATAAAGCTGATGTGCAAAATGAAGATAAAGATTGGCCAGCATATAAGAAGTACCTTATGCATGGAACTTCTCATCATATTGGGTTAGATACGCATGATTATGGCTTATTGCACTTGCCAATAGAAGCAAATATGGTATTTACAGTAGAACCTGGAATTTACATTCCTGATGAAGGTTTTGGAATCCGTTTAGAAGACGATGTTGTGGTTCAAGAAAAAGGAGAACCTTTTAATTTAATGAGAAATATACCTATTGAAGTAGATGAAATTGAAGATCTGATGCAAGGTTAA
- a CDS encoding sugar kinase, whose translation MNQIITFGEVLMRISPRGNKKFIQSNAVEFYFGGTEVNVGISIANFGGKVKHISCISNDFIGDTAISYLNKFDLDTSEIVRSSRPLGVYFLEVGAVMRPSSISYNRSHSSFSEIEPSMVNWETSLENGNWFHWTGITPALCKGAQETLLEGLKLARKKGMQVSADPTYRSGLWKYGEEPQKVLAELIEYSTIFIGGINEINELLGTEYSYSNDDFIDASKELMEKFPSIEKVFDKIRTAKNASWHKIRARMWNGTEFRETRDLDITHIVDRIGTGDAFAAGLIHGLQNFNDYKAMQFGSAACAIKHTYQGDVNYANEREVISILEGNTSGRFNR comes from the coding sequence ATGAATCAAATAATTACGTTTGGGGAAGTTTTAATGAGAATTTCACCTCGTGGAAACAAGAAGTTTATTCAATCGAATGCTGTAGAATTTTATTTTGGTGGTACTGAAGTAAATGTTGGTATTTCAATTGCTAATTTTGGAGGTAAAGTAAAACATATTAGTTGTATTTCTAATGATTTTATAGGTGATACAGCTATTTCTTATTTAAATAAATTTGATTTAGACACTTCAGAAATTGTTCGTTCTAGTAGACCTTTAGGTGTTTATTTTTTAGAAGTTGGTGCTGTAATGAGACCAAGTTCTATTTCCTATAACCGTTCTCATTCTTCATTTTCTGAAATTGAACCTTCAATGGTTAATTGGGAAACTTCTTTAGAAAATGGAAATTGGTTTCATTGGACAGGTATTACACCTGCTTTATGTAAAGGAGCACAAGAAACTTTGCTAGAAGGTTTAAAATTAGCTAGGAAAAAAGGAATGCAGGTTTCTGCTGATCCAACTTATAGAAGCGGATTGTGGAAATACGGAGAAGAGCCTCAAAAAGTTTTAGCTGAACTAATAGAATACTCAACTATTTTTATTGGTGGAATTAATGAAATTAACGAGCTATTAGGAACAGAATACTCGTATTCTAACGATGATTTTATAGATGCTAGTAAAGAATTAATGGAGAAATTTCCATCGATAGAAAAGGTATTTGATAAAATTAGAACTGCAAAAAATGCATCTTGGCATAAAATAAGAGCTAGAATGTGGAATGGAACAGAGTTTCGTGAAACAAGAGATCTAGATATTACACATATTGTAGATAGAATTGGAACAGGTGATGCTTTTGCTGCTGGATTAATTCATGGTTTACAGAATTTTAACGACTATAAAGCAATGCAATTCGGTTCTGCTGCTTGTGCTATTAAACACACGTATCAAGGTGATGTAAATTATGCAAATGAGCGAGAGGTAATCTCTATTTTAGAAGGGAATACTTCTGGTAGATTTAATAGATAA
- a CDS encoding alpha/beta fold hydrolase: MLNYYSYPHTTSKEWVTFVHGAGGSSSIWFKQVRDFKKHFNVLILDLRGHGDSKPTLKDTFNVKYTFDSITHDIVEVIDYLKIKKSHFIGISLGTILIRNLAEKRPELVKSMIMGGAIIKMNFRSQVLMKVGNIFKSVVPYMMLYKLFAFIIMPKKNHKKSRSLFVNEAKKLYQKEFLRWFKLTSEINPLLRFFRTKDIKIPTLYIMGAEDHLFLPSIKNIVSKHVTSSLFVVDNCGHVVNVEQPETFNNQTIHFITSLKI; encoded by the coding sequence TTGTTAAACTATTATTCTTATCCTCATACAACCTCTAAAGAGTGGGTTACTTTTGTTCATGGAGCAGGAGGAAGTAGCTCTATTTGGTTTAAACAAGTAAGAGATTTTAAAAAGCATTTTAATGTTTTAATCTTAGACTTACGTGGTCATGGAGATAGTAAACCAACACTAAAAGACACCTTTAATGTTAAGTATACTTTTGATTCTATAACGCACGATATTGTTGAGGTTATCGATTATCTTAAAATAAAAAAATCGCACTTTATTGGTATCTCTTTAGGAACAATTTTGATTCGTAATCTTGCCGAAAAAAGACCAGAATTGGTTAAGAGTATGATTATGGGTGGTGCAATTATAAAGATGAATTTTCGCTCTCAAGTTTTAATGAAGGTTGGTAATATCTTTAAATCGGTGGTTCCATATATGATGCTATACAAATTATTTGCATTTATAATTATGCCTAAGAAGAATCATAAAAAATCACGGTCTTTATTTGTAAACGAAGCAAAAAAATTATACCAAAAAGAATTTTTACGCTGGTTTAAATTAACATCAGAGATTAATCCATTATTACGTTTTTTTAGAACAAAGGATATAAAAATCCCTACTTTGTATATTATGGGTGCGGAAGATCATTTGTTTTTACCTTCTATAAAAAACATCGTTTCTAAACACGTAACTTCTTCGTTATTTGTTGTTGATAATTGTGGACATGTTGTAAATGTGGAACAACCAGAAACATTTAATAACCAAACGATTCATTTTATTACATCTTTAAAAATATAG